From Enterococcus wangshanyuanii, the proteins below share one genomic window:
- a CDS encoding RNA polymerase sigma factor, whose translation MEKDLQIKLVKKAKKGDAHAFVQLCEMYQVVLYNAAYKLLLNDADVADCLQETEIRAWQKITNLKNEAAFNTWIFRIMVNHAKDILKKRVAVIEFEERHAKSEVADYGAPDLNQELSALSEIYRIPLVLYYYAGFSIKEISEQLKMSTNTVKTRLMRGRVKLKNLLEEENNG comes from the coding sequence ATGGAAAAAGATTTGCAAATCAAGCTAGTCAAAAAAGCAAAGAAAGGCGATGCGCACGCCTTTGTACAGCTTTGTGAGATGTACCAAGTTGTTTTATACAATGCAGCCTATAAGCTATTGTTAAATGATGCAGATGTTGCTGACTGCTTACAGGAAACCGAGATTCGAGCCTGGCAGAAGATCACGAACTTGAAAAATGAAGCGGCATTCAATACGTGGATATTCAGAATCATGGTCAATCATGCGAAAGACATTCTGAAAAAGCGGGTCGCAGTCATTGAATTTGAAGAAAGACATGCAAAAAGCGAAGTTGCTGACTATGGAGCACCAGATTTAAACCAAGAACTAAGTGCTTTATCAGAGATTTACAGGATCCCGCTCGTTTTATATTACTACGCAGGCTTTAGCATCAAAGAAATTTCTGAACAATTAAAAATGTCAACCAATACAGTGAAAACAAGGCTGATGCGTGGCAGAGTGAAGTTGAAAAATCTATTGGAGGAGGAAAACAATGGATAA
- a CDS encoding winged helix-turn-helix domain-containing protein yields MYRIGVVNFEGDASEWAQLQAQLPSDWELHQAVLDKELIFDLLILLENRLEQVGETCSRLLQLNKESGSLIWIWSKTQNEMNRMVYLRLGADGVMTENISLEEWSLILSNALQRKKNYPQKIREKESAEMSNGGLVLNIKNRSVIINDNDEVQLTNLEYKAMDLLVQNMGETVTYEEIYNAIWGDPESEHRKLYRISNLIFHIRKKFEAETGTSKPIRTVRSKGYILTFD; encoded by the coding sequence ATGTACCGTATTGGTGTGGTAAACTTTGAAGGCGATGCGTCAGAATGGGCGCAGCTACAAGCGCAACTGCCAAGTGACTGGGAACTGCATCAAGCAGTTTTGGATAAAGAGCTTATTTTTGATCTGCTTATTTTGTTAGAAAATAGACTAGAACAAGTTGGAGAAACTTGCTCTCGATTATTACAGTTAAACAAAGAATCGGGCTCGCTGATCTGGATTTGGTCAAAAACGCAAAATGAAATGAATCGAATGGTGTATTTAAGACTTGGAGCAGACGGTGTGATGACAGAAAATATAAGCTTGGAAGAATGGTCGTTGATCTTATCTAATGCTTTACAGCGTAAAAAAAATTATCCGCAAAAAATAAGAGAAAAAGAATCAGCTGAAATGAGTAATGGTGGGCTGGTCTTAAATATCAAAAATAGAAGCGTGATCATCAATGACAACGACGAGGTTCAACTAACGAACCTTGAATATAAAGCCATGGATCTTTTAGTACAGAATATGGGTGAAACAGTTACTTATGAAGAAATTTATAATGCGATCTGGGGAGATCCGGAAAGTGAACATCGGAAGCTATATCGCATCAGCAATTTGATTTTTCATATACGAAAGAAATTTGAAGCGGAGACAGGAACATCCAAGCCGATCCGAACAGTCCGTTCGAAAGGCTATATTTTGACGTTTGATTAA
- the lepB gene encoding signal peptidase I, which produces MNRKKIIHKKKRKRQKYKELRREVGMTFLIIFLIGLVLSRLVFSLPENDGYGMIGSLSDGDRVYVNRLGEMRRFSLIYFKQPDGNGMSIRRIIGLPGEQVRYTNDDLYIDGRLVVERFLQKTLGQAKLADEVITKDFDSTDILKTDDGIIPDDHYLVLGDNRGYATDSRYYGVVDKKKIIGTVELRWWPFYQIRSYR; this is translated from the coding sequence ATGAATAGAAAAAAAATAATTCATAAGAAAAAACGTAAGCGTCAGAAGTACAAAGAGCTTAGGCGAGAAGTAGGGATGACTTTTTTGATCATCTTTTTGATCGGACTAGTACTGTCACGTCTTGTTTTTTCTTTGCCTGAAAATGATGGGTATGGAATGATCGGCAGTCTAAGTGATGGAGATCGTGTTTATGTCAATCGTTTAGGGGAAATGCGGCGTTTTTCATTGATCTATTTTAAGCAGCCGGATGGAAATGGAATGTCCATTCGGCGAATCATTGGCTTGCCGGGAGAACAGGTGCGCTACACCAATGATGATCTGTATATAGATGGTCGGTTGGTAGTGGAGCGCTTCTTACAAAAAACATTAGGTCAAGCTAAATTGGCTGATGAAGTGATCACAAAAGACTTTGATTCGACCGATATTCTCAAAACGGATGACGGAATCATTCCGGATGATCACTATCTTGTGCTTGGTGATAATCGTGGGTACGCAACAGATAGTCGTTATTATGGAGTTGTTGATAAAAAGAAGATCATAGGAACAGTTGAACTACGCTGGTGGCCGTTTTATCAAATTAGGAGCTATCGATAA
- a CDS encoding DUF916 and DUF3324 domain-containing protein, with product MRKSVLTWLTVILYISISSSVFSLTGIAAEKEEGGFTYKVIVPENQHNKDVGYFDLRVAPGQEQTVSIKMNNSSDKEITVDVALNSAKTNTNGVIEYGPSKLEKDKSLKYDFADLVTGEKTVKIPAKQSIEYKLNIKMPDSQIDGVISGGIYMIEKGQTDDQKAMIKNEYGYLVGMILSENDTQVTPELQLNKVFAEQQNYRNAVFINFSNTQPAYIDNMTVDVQIMAKGSDEVLYDTKQNKMRMAPNSQINFPVLMNGEKMVAGEYRAKILVTTENDGKWEWEQEFTITDEEADKFNQEDVSLLQESRVNWSLILLLVAGALSMILGIFFVVHFLNQKKKRAKKKRKGTKKRKKRAE from the coding sequence ATGAGAAAAAGTGTATTAACATGGTTAACAGTTATCCTATACATAAGTATCAGTAGTAGTGTCTTTTCACTAACGGGTATTGCGGCTGAAAAAGAAGAGGGTGGATTTACTTATAAAGTGATCGTGCCTGAAAATCAACATAACAAAGATGTAGGCTACTTTGATTTACGTGTAGCACCAGGCCAAGAACAAACCGTATCGATCAAAATGAACAATAGCTCTGACAAAGAAATAACAGTCGATGTAGCATTGAACAGCGCTAAAACGAATACAAATGGGGTCATCGAATACGGGCCGTCAAAGCTTGAAAAAGATAAATCGTTAAAGTATGATTTTGCAGATCTAGTCACAGGCGAAAAAACGGTAAAAATACCAGCAAAGCAAAGTATCGAGTACAAGTTGAACATAAAAATGCCGGACTCTCAAATCGATGGAGTAATTAGTGGTGGGATCTACATGATCGAAAAAGGACAAACGGACGATCAAAAAGCAATGATCAAGAATGAGTATGGCTATTTAGTCGGGATGATTCTTTCAGAAAATGATACGCAAGTCACACCTGAGTTACAATTGAACAAAGTATTTGCAGAGCAGCAAAACTACCGCAATGCCGTCTTCATCAATTTCTCTAATACTCAGCCAGCTTATATTGATAACATGACGGTTGATGTTCAAATTATGGCAAAAGGTTCAGATGAAGTCTTGTATGACACCAAACAAAATAAAATGCGGATGGCTCCGAATTCCCAAATCAATTTCCCAGTTTTGATGAATGGGGAAAAAATGGTCGCAGGAGAGTATCGAGCAAAAATCCTAGTTACGACGGAAAATGATGGGAAATGGGAATGGGAACAAGAATTCACGATCACAGATGAAGAAGCGGATAAGTTTAACCAAGAAGATGTGAGTTTACTACAGGAAAGTCGCGTGAATTGGTCGTTGATCCTACTATTGGTAGCTGGTGCGTTAAGTATGATTTTGGGCATTTTCTTTGTGGTTCATTTCTTAAATCAGAAGAAAAAAAGAGCGAAGAAAAAACGCAAAGGAACGAAAAAAAGAAAAAAAAGAGCAGAATAA
- a CDS encoding WxL domain-containing protein has protein sequence MKFTHKLCAAALVAAFGAVAAFPSGVSAAENPLEWSGKGTINFSEDDGEDKPVDPTDPTKPVDPENPIVNPPVNPAKGPLKVIAVTDLNFGNNKVTPATGNGWEYTAAAAEVEYKDGVKVASPNFVQFKDTRADNLANKHTLTAKATTFTNTDKNELKSAQLKFNNIKLVNGADQNQVNTAGVPAAQTVETDGTTPTTFVTQDAADKGFGQFILQFGDMVDDTAKDSVKLWVPSAGNKLSTNSGYSSTITWTIADAR, from the coding sequence ATGAAATTCACACACAAATTATGCGCTGCAGCTTTAGTTGCAGCATTCGGAGCAGTTGCAGCATTCCCGAGCGGAGTGTCTGCTGCTGAGAATCCATTGGAGTGGAGCGGCAAAGGAACGATCAACTTCAGCGAAGATGATGGTGAGGACAAACCAGTTGATCCAACAGATCCAACGAAACCAGTCGATCCTGAAAATCCAATCGTTAACCCACCAGTAAATCCTGCTAAAGGACCGTTAAAAGTGATCGCAGTGACTGATTTAAACTTCGGAAATAATAAAGTAACACCAGCGACAGGAAATGGTTGGGAGTATACAGCCGCTGCTGCTGAAGTAGAATACAAAGACGGCGTGAAAGTAGCTAGTCCTAACTTTGTTCAGTTTAAAGATACACGTGCAGATAACTTAGCAAACAAACACACATTGACCGCTAAAGCGACGACTTTTACGAATACTGATAAAAACGAATTGAAATCTGCTCAATTAAAATTCAATAATATCAAATTGGTCAATGGAGCAGATCAAAATCAAGTAAATACTGCAGGAGTTCCAGCAGCTCAAACGGTTGAAACAGATGGTACAACACCTACAACATTTGTTACTCAAGATGCCGCTGACAAAGGGTTTGGTCAGTTCATTTTACAATTTGGTGACATGGTAGATGACACTGCGAAAGACTCTGTAAAATTATGGGTTCCTTCAGCTGGGAACAAGCTATCAACAAACAGTGGCTATTCTTCAACAATCACTTGGACGATTGCAGACGCAAGATAA
- a CDS encoding WxL domain-containing protein, which translates to MKKAGLLLTLFIVVLLANPVHAAATTTSYSGDATVGFTGKHPKQVMDPENPGNPADPGDSPSTDRQLRFDFVPQIDFGEAEIADTDQTYYGHAQLFKDDTGARGNFIQVSDFRDKSTGWLLQVKQETQFQDQSAKNQKLKGAVLSFDQSWSNSLNDLATAPTVSKEVIRLLNIGETYNLAEAKPQMGEGTWSIIFGVSVSNDKNRADTLRPKLDEKNNPILDPAFNNQPIYENQAVSLFIPAKGSKEPGNYQTVLTWILSELP; encoded by the coding sequence ATGAAAAAAGCAGGTTTATTGTTGACTTTATTTATAGTCGTTCTGTTGGCGAATCCGGTACATGCGGCGGCAACAACTACTTCCTATTCTGGTGATGCGACAGTCGGATTCACTGGGAAACATCCTAAACAAGTGATGGATCCAGAAAATCCCGGAAATCCAGCTGATCCTGGTGACAGTCCAAGTACTGACCGCCAGCTGCGTTTTGATTTTGTTCCGCAAATAGATTTTGGCGAAGCCGAGATTGCTGATACCGATCAAACGTATTATGGTCATGCACAACTTTTTAAAGATGATACAGGCGCACGCGGAAATTTCATTCAAGTCTCTGATTTTAGAGACAAGAGTACAGGTTGGCTGCTTCAGGTTAAACAAGAAACACAGTTTCAGGATCAATCGGCGAAAAATCAAAAGCTGAAAGGTGCAGTCTTATCGTTTGACCAATCTTGGTCGAACTCACTGAATGATCTAGCAACAGCACCAACAGTCTCCAAAGAAGTTATTCGGTTATTGAATATCGGAGAAACGTATAACTTGGCTGAAGCAAAACCGCAAATGGGCGAAGGTACGTGGTCGATCATTTTCGGCGTATCTGTATCGAATGATAAAAATCGAGCAGATACACTGAGACCTAAACTGGATGAAAAAAATAATCCCATACTGGATCCAGCCTTTAATAATCAACCAATTTATGAGAATCAAGCCGTCTCTTTATTCATTCCTGCAAAAGGATCAAAAGAGCCTGGCAACTATCAAACGGTGTTAACTTGGATTTTATCCGAGCTACCATAA
- a CDS encoding LPXTG cell wall anchor domain-containing protein, which yields MKQINKIQFVLLPIIFLALSFGTINEAWAVEEGGQVQTNAGVVLRKAKTTPNQTSDSSKKSLLPKEKPVGRLPQTGELVKISLLVSGGIVLIVTLSLLLLKGNAGRKGD from the coding sequence ATGAAGCAAATAAATAAGATTCAGTTCGTCCTACTCCCCATCATTTTTCTTGCCCTGTCTTTTGGAACGATCAATGAAGCTTGGGCTGTTGAGGAGGGTGGACAAGTACAAACGAATGCCGGTGTTGTTCTGCGTAAAGCGAAAACAACACCAAACCAAACGAGTGATTCATCAAAAAAATCGCTCCTACCGAAAGAAAAACCAGTAGGTCGCCTGCCGCAAACGGGAGAATTGGTGAAAATTAGTTTACTAGTTAGTGGAGGAATAGTATTGATCGTCACACTGTCGTTGCTTTTATTAAAAGGAAATGCCGGAAGGAAAGGGGACTAA
- a CDS encoding lectin-like domain-containing protein, which produces MLEKIKKSFFLAIVVGVLCVPLKAEALGYVDAPQSIPLDQIFVTPKGANSYVEGNNVVITDKKPSQIGSIFSTEQNKIDLTKDFYSEMYVYLDGDADGVAFVMHNDPEKLINFSGLVGNGLSIYGDRVVYSAPNKIGGQQLKNSFAIEFDTYYNGDSYDSGLSKNMDKGHIAYSFPDKISSYKYTSPYTTITGINHSGLQYPTFKLGDGQWRLLKLQWKAWNTSNIGELTYIFGDLDPVTVSITKDTFGTDNVYWGFTGYTGALSEKAIVAFKSVPGLVNYTETVDFMDNNGQKIQSITQDSEVTVHYTGQYNGGKQNMIKPVFSFELDKNQVYQQGTFRLNGAAVTPTYINNTLELSLGKDLSSTDSKIDIQFKVKDTELTTNAKLELTAKATAKNVISEKKVFYDINYDLDPPVGLGKLTFIERGDTQAITEVEEYDPFFWDYQDDYSSKENIDIRLKNGQDIEKIVSAVGPSSFILTLTDEKGNARDITIPLFIEDQTTVKSNKYIIQGKDLSVTAKEYPKTQQDLETLIHQRGALRLWQYNVVEANELDSTQLTFSLGTLPKPPALAGPGVYPITAFFGTGAEKVEKPLNVTVIQSFATVKISFVDENNQPIIEDFSFAANVSEQIDLTKNQELLEKLNAVEALNYVKDTTPSDEKNLLILPEGVSRKYTFKGTLFIESAPNTIDFGDQKVSGQNKKFTDPIYDQHLVIWDNRSTLGTWKITLKQSQEFSIPGNEQQRLPNALSYQTADTEKVISTEAQEVFRSKHQASGKYDISEETWGPNKQGLRFNAPVGSIKQTGNYETTLTWQIEEAY; this is translated from the coding sequence GTGCTAGAGAAAATCAAAAAATCTTTCTTTTTAGCTATCGTTGTAGGAGTTTTATGTGTGCCATTAAAAGCAGAAGCTTTAGGCTATGTTGATGCGCCTCAAAGTATACCTCTAGATCAGATTTTTGTCACACCAAAAGGCGCGAATAGCTATGTTGAAGGAAATAATGTAGTGATCACTGATAAAAAGCCTAGCCAAATCGGAAGTATCTTTTCAACTGAGCAGAATAAAATCGATTTGACTAAAGACTTTTATTCAGAAATGTACGTCTATCTTGACGGAGACGCAGATGGTGTCGCGTTTGTGATGCATAATGATCCTGAAAAACTGATTAATTTTTCGGGCTTAGTTGGGAATGGTTTGTCGATTTATGGCGATAGAGTTGTTTATAGTGCACCCAATAAAATCGGTGGCCAACAATTGAAAAATAGTTTTGCGATTGAATTTGACACGTACTATAACGGCGATAGCTATGATTCTGGTCTTAGCAAAAATATGGATAAAGGACATATTGCCTATTCTTTTCCAGACAAGATTTCTTCCTATAAATATACAAGTCCTTATACAACGATCACAGGAATTAACCATTCTGGTCTGCAGTATCCAACCTTTAAGCTTGGAGATGGGCAGTGGCGTTTACTAAAGTTGCAATGGAAAGCATGGAACACGAGTAATATTGGGGAGCTTACGTATATATTTGGGGATCTAGATCCTGTCACAGTATCGATAACCAAAGATACTTTTGGTACGGATAATGTGTATTGGGGATTTACAGGATATACCGGTGCTCTTTCGGAAAAAGCGATCGTTGCATTCAAATCAGTTCCAGGTTTGGTCAATTATACTGAAACGGTGGATTTCATGGATAATAATGGCCAAAAAATTCAAAGTATCACACAAGATTCTGAAGTGACTGTTCATTACACTGGTCAATACAATGGTGGTAAACAAAACATGATAAAACCTGTATTCTCATTTGAATTAGATAAAAATCAGGTCTATCAGCAAGGAACATTTCGTTTAAATGGGGCAGCCGTTACGCCTACGTATATTAATAATACATTGGAGCTTTCGTTAGGAAAAGATCTATCAAGTACTGACAGTAAAATCGATATTCAGTTTAAAGTAAAAGATACTGAATTGACGACCAATGCAAAATTAGAACTTACTGCAAAAGCAACGGCTAAAAATGTGATCTCAGAGAAAAAGGTATTCTACGATATCAACTACGACTTGGACCCGCCGGTTGGTCTAGGGAAGCTAACGTTTATTGAACGTGGAGACACACAAGCAATCACTGAAGTGGAAGAGTATGATCCGTTCTTTTGGGATTATCAGGATGATTATAGCTCTAAGGAAAATATCGACATTCGTTTAAAAAACGGACAGGACATTGAAAAGATAGTTAGCGCTGTTGGCCCTAGCAGTTTTATCCTGACGCTTACAGATGAAAAGGGAAACGCCCGTGATATAACGATCCCACTCTTTATAGAAGATCAAACAACGGTCAAAAGCAATAAGTATATTATTCAAGGAAAAGATCTCAGTGTAACGGCGAAAGAGTATCCGAAAACACAACAAGATCTAGAGACGCTTATTCATCAAAGAGGAGCACTTAGGCTTTGGCAATACAATGTTGTAGAAGCAAATGAATTAGACAGCACTCAATTGACGTTTTCACTAGGCACGTTGCCTAAACCGCCTGCATTAGCAGGTCCAGGAGTCTATCCGATCACCGCATTTTTCGGCACTGGTGCGGAGAAAGTAGAAAAGCCGTTGAATGTTACAGTGATACAAAGCTTTGCCACAGTTAAAATCAGCTTTGTTGATGAAAATAACCAACCGATCATTGAAGATTTTTCATTTGCAGCAAATGTATCCGAACAAATCGATTTAACAAAAAATCAGGAACTTTTGGAAAAACTGAATGCTGTAGAAGCGTTAAATTATGTCAAAGATACAACGCCATCTGATGAGAAGAATCTATTGATTTTACCAGAAGGAGTTTCACGTAAATATACGTTCAAAGGGACGTTGTTTATCGAGTCAGCACCGAATACGATCGATTTTGGCGATCAAAAAGTGAGCGGTCAAAATAAAAAATTTACTGATCCAATCTACGACCAACACTTAGTGATCTGGGACAACCGCTCAACGTTAGGTACATGGAAAATCACCTTAAAACAATCGCAAGAGTTTAGCATTCCAGGAAATGAGCAACAACGACTCCCGAATGCGTTGAGTTATCAAACGGCGGATACGGAAAAAGTGATTTCTACGGAAGCGCAGGAAGTTTTTCGTTCTAAGCATCAAGCTTCTGGAAAATATGATATCAGCGAAGAAACCTGGGGACCGAACAAACAAGGTTTACGTTTTAATGCGCCGGTAGGCTCTATCAAACAAACTGGTAACTATGAAACGACTCTTACTTGGCAAATAGAAGAAGCATATTGA
- a CDS encoding tyrosine-type recombinase/integrase: MAKGENIYKRKDGRWEGRYPKGRKKDGSIHYGYIYARSYRLVKEQLIEKKAQTTVFYLGSSKKFRGTLGDWANIWLNDIMTPRLKESTYASYSNNLQIHIFPMLGHRPLEKVTPFDMDKLVNQLSRSLSASSVQIVFRILKSCLEAAKERGYIYLNPCERTILPKSQKKTIHALTRKQQKAVEAESMKSEKGLPVLLALETGMRIGEICALKWSDIDFEESVIHVQRTKQRIAMPKSSEVRTKIIETAPKTINANRLIPLSVKIKEALLSAKTQSTSEFVVTSGQGSVEPRTVSYRFEQIKKRVGLLNVPFHALRHTFATRCVELGVNIAAISSLLGHSSIKLTLDTYTNSFFEEQRAAIDKLAVL; encoded by the coding sequence ATGGCTAAAGGTGAGAATATTTATAAAAGGAAAGATGGACGTTGGGAAGGTCGCTATCCTAAAGGGCGTAAAAAAGACGGCTCGATTCACTATGGCTATATTTACGCACGTTCCTATCGCTTAGTTAAAGAACAATTGATTGAGAAAAAAGCGCAGACAACTGTGTTTTATTTAGGTTCTTCTAAAAAATTTCGCGGAACCCTTGGTGATTGGGCGAATATTTGGCTCAATGACATCATGACGCCTAGATTAAAAGAGAGCACATATGCTAGCTATAGCAATAACCTTCAAATACATATTTTCCCCATGTTAGGACATCGTCCACTGGAAAAAGTGACACCATTCGATATGGATAAATTAGTAAATCAGCTCTCTCGGTCACTGTCTGCGAGTTCCGTTCAGATTGTTTTTCGAATTTTAAAAAGTTGCTTAGAAGCTGCCAAAGAGCGCGGCTATATCTACTTAAACCCTTGTGAACGGACGATACTGCCTAAAAGCCAAAAGAAAACGATTCATGCTTTGACACGTAAACAGCAAAAAGCGGTAGAGGCTGAAAGTATGAAGTCAGAAAAGGGATTACCAGTTTTATTGGCATTAGAAACAGGGATGAGAATTGGTGAAATCTGTGCATTAAAGTGGTCAGATATTGATTTTGAAGAGTCAGTGATCCATGTTCAACGAACGAAACAGCGGATTGCTATGCCAAAATCATCAGAAGTGCGCACAAAAATCATCGAGACAGCACCAAAAACGATAAATGCGAATCGGTTGATCCCGCTGTCTGTAAAAATCAAAGAAGCTTTATTGAGTGCTAAGACACAATCTACTTCAGAGTTTGTTGTAACAAGCGGTCAAGGTTCTGTTGAACCTAGAACCGTTAGTTACAGATTTGAACAAATCAAAAAAAGAGTAGGTTTATTAAACGTGCCCTTCCATGCATTGCGCCATACCTTTGCGACTCGTTGTGTTGAATTGGGGGTAAATATTGCAGCAATCAGTTCTTTATTAGGCCATTCCTCAATAAAACTAACTTTGGATACATATACTAATTCTTTTTTTGAAGAACAACGAGCGGCAATTGATAAATTAGCAGTGCTTTAG
- the rpoZ gene encoding DNA-directed RNA polymerase subunit omega, translating into MMLKPSIDSLLKEVPSKYSLVILASKRAHELDEGAQPTLESFESVKSVGQALEEIDAATVINDPRPEEKRERMRLAKEEQKMRREQEQKELENRIREEKSL; encoded by the coding sequence ATGATGTTGAAACCATCTATTGACTCATTATTAAAAGAAGTACCATCAAAATACTCACTTGTGATCTTAGCGAGTAAACGTGCACATGAATTAGATGAAGGAGCACAGCCAACACTGGAAAGCTTTGAATCAGTTAAAAGCGTTGGACAAGCGCTTGAAGAAATCGATGCTGCAACAGTGATCAATGATCCTAGACCAGAAGAGAAACGTGAAAGAATGCGTTTAGCAAAAGAAGAACAAAAAATGAGACGTGAACAAGAACAAAAGGAACTTGAAAACCGCATTCGCGAAGAGAAGAGTCTTTAA
- the gmk gene encoding guanylate kinase, whose translation MSERGLLIVLSGPSGVGKGTVRKAIFDSEENDFQYSISMTTRQMREGEVEGVDYYFRTKEEFETMIEAGEMLEYAQYVGNYYGTPLSYVNQTLDEGKDVFLEIEVQGAEQVKEKVPDGVFIFLTPPDLAELKSRIVGRGTDAHDVIEERMRVAREEIEMMALYDYAVVNDEVPKAVKRIKEIIASEHFRVDRVIGKYIKMLKEM comes from the coding sequence ATGTCAGAGCGTGGATTATTAATTGTACTATCAGGACCTTCTGGAGTGGGGAAGGGCACCGTACGTAAAGCAATTTTTGATAGTGAAGAGAATGATTTTCAGTATTCAATTTCTATGACGACCCGTCAAATGCGGGAAGGAGAAGTAGAAGGTGTCGACTACTATTTCCGAACGAAAGAGGAATTCGAAACGATGATCGAGGCAGGCGAGATGCTGGAGTACGCCCAATATGTGGGTAATTACTACGGGACACCGCTATCTTACGTCAATCAAACGCTGGATGAGGGAAAAGATGTCTTCTTAGAAATCGAAGTTCAAGGGGCTGAACAGGTCAAAGAAAAAGTGCCGGATGGTGTCTTCATTTTTCTAACGCCGCCGGATCTAGCAGAACTAAAATCACGAATCGTTGGACGAGGGACCGATGCCCATGATGTGATCGAAGAGCGGATGCGTGTTGCTCGTGAAGAGATCGAAATGATGGCATTATACGATTACGCAGTTGTAAACGACGAAGTACCTAAAGCAGTAAAACGAATCAAGGAAATTATTGCGAGTGAACATTTTCGTGTTGATCGAGTAATTGGCAAATATATTAAAATGTTGAAGGAGATGTAG